In Maridesulfovibrio sp., the genomic stretch TATCTGACGGCATTCCTCGCATGGATGCAGCCTTGTTTTTCCGGAAAGTGTCCGGATGCTGGTGAGCTCAGTACAGAACGGTCCGGGGAGCTGGCGGCTGTGGGCACAGACTTCCACTCTGCTGAGGCCGGGGCCTTCAGGCGGCTTGGGCAGTCTGGCTCCCGGTGAGGCCATTCTGAGCAGTTCAAAAAGCAATGGTCCGGCATGCATGGCACCGGAAATTCCCTTGCGCGGCCTGCCATCCGGGTTGCCCACCCATACTCCGATTGCGTACTCTCCCGAAATTCCAACCGCCCAGGCATCACGGTGTCCGAAGGATGTCCCTGTTTTCCATGCTGTTTCCGGCATGTCCCGGGTCAACATCCAAGTCTCGTTCATCTCGGGTCTCGTCACCGAAGACAGCATCTCAAGCACCAGCCATGACGATTGAGGTGATAAAATTTCTTTTCCAATATTTTCTTTTCCGGCAGTAGTTCTGAAAGGTTTGAACCTGCCTCCGTCAGCCAGTGTTGCGTATAAGTTTGTCAGCTCGGTAAGCTTGATTTCGCAACCGCCAAGAGCGAGCGGCAAACCGTATTCCATGGGCTTTTTATCAAGTGTGCTGATTCCGCCTTTTTTGAGCAGGTCGATGAATTCCGCAACTCCGATGCTGGCAAGGGTGGTAACTGCCGGAATGTTCAGTGATTTTGCCAAAGCCTGGCGCACTGTTACCTGACCGTGGTAGATTCGGTCATAGTTTTCCGGGGAGTACCCTGCATAATCTATAGGAATATCATAGACATAAGTTTCCGGGACCAGTTTGCCCTGATCAAACGCCAGACCGTAGATGAAAGGCTTAAGGGTTGAGCCGGGGGAACGCTCGGTATTAGCAAGGTTTATGGCGCCACCGAATCCCTCCTCGAAAAAATCGGCCGAGCCAACCAAGGCGCGGATTTCACGGCTTGGAATATGGATGATTACGCAGGCTGCGTTGTCGATATCGTCCCCGCGCAGGCGCGCTACATGGGTCTTGAGTTTTTCCTGTGCAGCCTGCTGCAAATCAGAATCAAGAGTTGTTTTAATTACCGGAACACGGCCATTCCGTTCCAAGACCATACGGCAGAAATGTGGGGCATTCAGCGGGACATCCTTTATCGAATCAGGCAGAGGCATCTTTAAGTTGCGTTCGATCTCGTCCTTCGGGAAAACCCCTTTTAGCGCCAACTGATGCATTACAAGGTCGCGTCCCGCGCGGGACTGTTTTGGATTGCGCAGGGGATCATAGTAAACAGGACCACGTGGGATAGTGGTCAATAACGCGGATTCCTCGAGTGAAAGACTCTCCACGCCATGACCGAAATAAAAATGGGAAGCCGCTCCAACCCCGACAATATTACCGCCGTAGGGCAGCATATTCAGATAAATTTCAAGCAACTCATTATTCGAATGATGCAGCTTGAGTTGTATGGCCCTGAAAGCCTCAATGGTTTTGGAACCCAATGTGCGCTGTTTAGGCTCTGCCATGCGCGCAATCTGCATGGGTATAGTCGAAGCCCCTGAAACAACGCGTCCGGCTGCGATGTTGCTGATGGCCGCACGGATAATGGAAATAGGATTGATTCCCGGATGGTATTCGAACCACTGGTCTTCGGAGGCAAGCAGAGTCTTCTTCAATACCGGGGAGATGTCTTCAAAATCAGCATGCATCCGCCGCGCTCCGTCCGGGGGCAGAAAAATGCGCAGGACTCTGCCTTCGCGGTCTTTCACAACTGAGGCCACCGGTGGATGCAATTTATGTTCAGGAAATGGAAAAATCAGATCTAGCGCCAAAAAAGACGCGATCAGGAAGAACAAAATTCCAGCAAAAATATAAAGACTTTTCTTCCTCATCACGAAATTTAATTTACCGACAGTACTATTAAAAGTTTTTGGGATTCTTAAATCCTTTTTGTAAAAAGGGTTTAAGTCGCAGGAGGCAAAATAATATAAACTAAAAGCGCTTAGCGCAGCAAAAAGCCCCCGGCAGGTTCCCCGAAGGGCCGCCGGAGGCATTCATGCTATTTTATAATCATCTTACCAAGCGCAGTGGCTGCGGATTTTTCAGGATTATACATCCCTTCCACCTGCACCGGGGGGACTTTGAACTCCCCACGGGTGACAGCTCGCAGCAGGGTCACATTCTCAATCTTTCCTTTGGCGGGAATTGCAGAGAAAACCAACACTCGATCATCGCGAATATCTACATGATCAGGGTTAACATTACCTGTGGAAAGCCATGGCAGGTCTTCGCGCGTGGCAAGCTTGGTGTTTTCAGGTTCCAAGCCTGACGGGAGCAGGCAACTGATTACCGCATTAGGCACGGGCGTGCCGCTTGAGCTGACCACTGTGCGCATGGTCACAAGCTGGCCCTGCTTGATGGAATTGATATCCAGCGGTTCTCCGTCACGGGTCAGGAATTCGCGTTTGATCTCAAGGCCGTTGGAATAGGGTTTCCAGCTTTCGGCGGTTGGGACAGCTCTGCTGCTAATGGACCAGATAAAAGTCCCTTTTTCGGGAGCGGCGTCCAACTCAATGGAAAGCGGTGCATCGCCTTTGATAGTAACCTGAGCTGTTTCGCCATCCTTGAATACGGCCAGCTCTTTGTCACCGGACATGATCTTTCCGGCGGGATGCGGTGCAGATTTTGTCTGGGAAAAGAAAGTTCCCAGTGCAAGGAATCCCAGTGCGTTATCCTGAGTCACGTAGCGTCCGCTGTCTGCCATCAGGTTGTATAATTTGTCTGCCAATTGCGGGATAGCGTCATCCTTGCGGTCGGCTTCCATACGCACCAGCAGTTCCAGGGCAAGGTCACGGACTTCTGAGCTGAAAAGCTGGTCCTTGTCTTTACCTTTTACTTCAGCTGGCTTGGCGGAGATCAGTTCCCGATACGCGGCCATGTCGCCGGAAGCGGCAAACGCCCCGGCCAGCAGGGTCAGGGAAAGCTTGTCCATGTCAGCAGCTTTGCGCTCGCGCAGGTAGTTCATGGGGCCGTGCATCACCTTGCCGGAACGGGCCAGCACATACTGGGCGTAGCAGGGAAGACGGTATGAATAGCCTTCACGGATGGTGTCGGCATAGTTGTTAGCTGCATATTGCTTGGCCTGATTCAGGAGCATGCTGTCTACCTGAAAGCCGGAGATGGCAGCCTGTTGCAGGAAATGGAGCACGTAAATGGATACCCATGGCTCGGAATGGTTCCCGCCGGGCCACATAGCGAATCCGCCGTCGGAAGTCTGCATCATGGAAAGTCTGCTGAGCGCTGACTGGACCATATATTGCGGCGATTCCATTTCAAAGGATTGCGGCGAAAGCTCACGGGCCAGTTCCGGGAATTTCAATAATGGAAACGCCTGCGATACGGTCTGCTCAGCACATCCGTACGGATAATGGAGCAGGTAGTCGAGCTGCCCTGCAAGTCTGATCATGGGCTGGTTTCCGATGGTCAGGGTGCGCTCGGCAGTGGCAACTCGCATTCCAGCAAGATTCGCGGGAAATGCAGTTGCCTTGTCTTTGATGAACCCGGATTTTGAAGAGCGTTGCACAGGCAGTGCCGCGCGGATGTTCATTTCTACTTCTGCTTTGGCTGTTTCATTATTTCCTACAGCCGAGAATTTGAAGGTCGCCGGGCCGAGGTCCGGTCCGGTGTTGGTGTTGAAAATGGCTGTTTTCTGTCTCCCATGAGGCACTGCAAAATCATTCATTTGTATATTCTGATGCAGGGAACCGCTGGCGTCGATAGCAATGTTGAATTTGCCGTCCTTCGGGGTGTCGTTACGAACGCTAACGGGTACGCTGAAAGTTTCATCAGGGGCCAGAAAGCGGGGCAGGGTGGGTGTAACCATGAGCGGCGAACGCACGGTTAAGATTTTCGAGGCAGACCCGAA encodes the following:
- the pbpC gene encoding penicillin-binding protein 1C encodes the protein MRKKSLYIFAGILFFLIASFLALDLIFPFPEHKLHPPVASVVKDREGRVLRIFLPPDGARRMHADFEDISPVLKKTLLASEDQWFEYHPGINPISIIRAAISNIAAGRVVSGASTIPMQIARMAEPKQRTLGSKTIEAFRAIQLKLHHSNNELLEIYLNMLPYGGNIVGVGAASHFYFGHGVESLSLEESALLTTIPRGPVYYDPLRNPKQSRAGRDLVMHQLALKGVFPKDEIERNLKMPLPDSIKDVPLNAPHFCRMVLERNGRVPVIKTTLDSDLQQAAQEKLKTHVARLRGDDIDNAACVIIHIPSREIRALVGSADFFEEGFGGAINLANTERSPGSTLKPFIYGLAFDQGKLVPETYVYDIPIDYAGYSPENYDRIYHGQVTVRQALAKSLNIPAVTTLASIGVAEFIDLLKKGGISTLDKKPMEYGLPLALGGCEIKLTELTNLYATLADGGRFKPFRTTAGKENIGKEILSPQSSWLVLEMLSSVTRPEMNETWMLTRDMPETAWKTGTSFGHRDAWAVGISGEYAIGVWVGNPDGRPRKGISGAMHAGPLLFELLRMASPGARLPKPPEGPGLSRVEVCAHSRQLPGPFCTELTSIRTLSGKTRLHPCEECRQIFVDGKSGYRISGGCLGRKGVKTKIIHTIPARLARWRAENNLEIPQLPPLAPDCGLIPAGIAPKIISPASGTPYLLRKDTPLKFQQIALKAEAGPDSGTLYWFLDGRLVAAGKFNKKLFTEITTGKHRISVSDELGRTDALEFEVR